One window of bacterium BMS3Abin08 genomic DNA carries:
- the Hgd gene encoding 2-(hydroxymethyl)glutarate dehydrogenase, protein MKVGFIGLGNLGKALVGRLVSEGVNLTVWNRTREKASGLDLPIADSPAALIGMVDVLFLNLFDSKAVGSVLTGDEGILKAGCRGKIIIDTTTNHFSSVGSFHELLAGAGASYLEAPVLGSVVPASKGLLTILVSGKRPAYEEALPYLEKIGKDIFYLEEPALATKMKLINNLVLGSFMATLAEAIVLGEKTGIDKETVIDILSSGAGNSLVLNAKREKIINEDFSTHFSSSLIYKDLHYLQDLARTLKSPAFTASVTKELFAMTLLRGMEDLDFSAIYRVLKD, encoded by the coding sequence ATGAAGGTCGGGTTTATAGGACTGGGCAACCTTGGAAAGGCACTGGTGGGCAGGCTTGTCTCCGAAGGAGTGAACCTGACCGTATGGAACCGGACCAGGGAGAAGGCATCGGGCCTCGATCTCCCCATTGCGGACAGCCCTGCCGCCCTTATCGGCATGGTTGATGTGCTCTTTCTCAATCTCTTTGACAGCAAGGCCGTCGGTTCCGTGCTGACAGGTGATGAAGGTATTCTGAAGGCCGGATGCAGAGGCAAGATAATCATTGATACCACAACAAACCACTTCAGTTCAGTCGGGAGTTTTCATGAGTTACTCGCCGGTGCCGGTGCATCGTACCTTGAAGCACCTGTCTTGGGAAGTGTTGTCCCGGCATCAAAGGGGCTCCTTACCATCCTTGTAAGCGGTAAAAGGCCCGCCTATGAAGAGGCGCTTCCCTATCTTGAAAAGATCGGCAAGGATATCTTCTACCTCGAGGAACCCGCGCTGGCAACAAAGATGAAGCTCATCAACAACCTTGTCCTCGGCTCATTCATGGCTACCCTTGCAGAGGCCATAGTCCTCGGAGAAAAGACCGGTATTGATAAGGAAACGGTGATCGATATACTCTCATCAGGGGCGGGGAACTCCCTGGTCCTTAACGCAAAGAGGGAAAAGATCATCAATGAGGACTTCTCCACCCATTTCTCCTCATCCCTGATATACAAGGATCTCCACTACCTCCAGGATCTGGCACGGACCCTCAAATCCCCGGCCTTCACCGCGAGCGTAACAAAGGAACTCTTTGCAATGACCTTACTTAGGGGGATGGAGGACCTCGACTTCTCAGCCATATACAGGGTACTTAAGGACTGA